The genomic window AACTTTTAGAGATTCAATATTAAATTCTTCAATACGAATACCATACTTATCGAACTGATTCTCTAAAATCTTAGATAGTTCAAGACCAATTTCATTGCTGTGCATTTCAATATCAATAACAGCAATCTGATTACTATAGACAACTTTTGAAATAGCTGAACTAATTAGTCCAATGGTAGCTTGCCTAAAGCGTTTTTGAAAAATATCTACTGTAATAAGATCAGGCTGACTTGGCATAAATTCCAATAAAAAAGCTTCCAAGTTTACAATTCGAGGAACAAAATTTCCATGTAATTTCAATTCGACAGGAATATCAGTCTCTGGATCTCGTACTAAAATAGCTGAAGGAGTTCCCCAACCAATGGGTTGTAAATCATACAAATTTACGAACCATAGATTTGATGAATTCTGTAAAACACCACCACTGACAAAGGTTTTAAATTCATCCAATAACTGTGTGTCAGAGATTTCAATCTTATGCTTTCCTGCATTAAATCTAGCTAATTCTTTCCCATTTGAAAATAATATTGCACATTGTCCAGGGTTAACAATTAATGTTGAACCAGATTTAATATCCGTTTTAGGATGTCTCCAAGCAAGTATATTTCTGGTATTTTCTCCTTCGTACCGAATAACATCAAACATTTTTAAAGCCATGGTTTCTCCTTTTTATAGTTTCCAAAAATTATAATCAATCAAATCTTATTTTCTTACTTATACTTATATTTATATTATATAATCTCGTTATTAAAAAGGCAACTCAAATTATTAAAGGTTATATCAAGCAAATTGTGACTTAATATGAGCTTTATATGTAAAAATCCCTATCCAAACGGATAGGGATTTTTTGATTACAATTTACCTGCTACGGCATCCAACAATTCTTGGATTTTTGCTTGGTTGCTTCCTCCTGCCATGGCCATGTCTGGTTTACCACCACCACGTCCATCAACGATAGGAGCCAATTCTTTGACCAAGTTACCTGCGTGGATGTCTTTTGTCTTGCTGGCTACAAGAAGGTTGACCTTGTCACCGATGGCTGCGACAAGAACAAGCACATCAGAGTAGTCTTTTTGCTTCCAGTTATCTGCAAAGGTACGAAGAGCACCTGCATCTGATACAGAAACTTGACTAGCAATGTAACGGTGGCCGTTTGCTTCTTGAACATTCTTGAAGACATCGCCGGCTGCAGCTGCTGCCGCTTTTTCCTTCAATTCTGCATTTTCTTTTTGCAATTGACGGAGTTGTTCTTGAAGTCCTTCAACCTTGTGAGGTACTTCTTTGAGTTGAGGAGCTTTCAAGGTTGCTGCGACTGCTTTCAGTGCATCTTCTTGTTCACGATAAGCTTCAAAGGCTTCCTTACCAGTCACTGCCAAGATACGACGAGTTCCTGAGCCGATCCCTTCTTCCTTGACAATCTTGAAGAGACCGATCTCAGAAGTATTGCCAACGTGGGTACCACCACAAAGTTCAACTGAGTAGTCACCAATCGTTACAACACGGACTTCTTTACCGTATTTCTCACCAAAGAGGGCCATAGCTCCCATTTCTTTGGCTGTGTCGATATCAGTCTCAACAGTCTTGACTGCAATAGCTTCCCAGATCTTCTCATTGACTTGTTGCTCAATAGCACGCAATTCTTTTGGAGTCACGGCTTGGAAGTGGGTGAAGTCAAAGCGAAGAAATTCTACTTCATTAAGTGAACCTGCTTGAGTAGCGTGATGTCCAAGGATATTGTGAAGGGCCGCATGGAGCAAGTGAGTGGCTGTGTGGTTCTTCATGACACGGTGACGACGATTGCTATCGATGGCCAAAGTGTATTCTTGGTTCAAAGCAAGCGGTGCAAGAATTTCAACAGTATGAAGAGCTTGTCCATTTGGTGCTTTTTGAACATCCGTTACAGTCGCTACAAGATTTCCTGCAGCATCCAAGATTTGACCATGGTCCGCAACTTGTCCACCCATTTCAGCGTAGAATGGAGTTTCTGCAAATATCAGTGATGCAGTTCCTTCTGCTACAGCTTCTACTTCTGCATTATCTGCTACGATAGCCACCAATTTAGAAGGCAATTGGCTAGCATTGTAGTTGAAGACACTCTCTACAGTGATGTTTTGAAGGGTTTCATTTTGCATACCCATAGATCCGCCTTTAACAGCTGACGCACGCGCACGCTCTTGTTGTTCCTTCATGGCTGCTTCAAAACCTTCACGGTCTACAGTCATTCCTGCTTCTTCAGCGATTTCTTCTGTCAACTCTACTGGGAATCCGTATGTATCATAGAGTTTGAAGACATCTTGACCAGCGATAACCGTTTGACCTTTTTCTTTCAAGTCTGCTACGATAGTTTCTGCAAAGTGTTGACCTGAGTGAAGAGTACGCGCAAATGACTCTTCTTCGCTCTTGACGATTTTTTCGATAAAATCACGTTTTTCAAGCACTTCTGGGTAGTAGCTTTCCATGATTTTTCCAACAGTTGGAACCAGTTTGTAAAGGAAAGGCTCGTTTATGCCCAATTTTTGACCATGCATAGACGCACGACGGAGGAGACGACGAAGAACGTAACCGCGTCCTTCATTACCAGGAAGAGCTCCATCCCCAATCGCAAATGAAAGTGAACGGATATGGTCGGCAATAACCTTGAAGCTCATGTTATCGCCATCTTGGTCGTAAACCTTACCAGATAATTTCTCAACTTCACGAATGATTGGCATGAAGAGGTCTGTTTCAAAGTTGGTCTTAGCACCTTGGATAACAGCTACCAAACGCTCCAATCCAGCGCCCGTATCAATGTTTTTGTGTGGCAATTCCTTGTACTCGCTACGAGGTACAGCTGGATCAGCGTTAAATTGTGACAATACAATGTTCCAGATTTCGATATAACGGTCATTTTCGATATCTTCTGCAAGAAGACGAAGACCAATGTTTTCAGGGTCAAAGGCTTCTCCACGGTCGAAGAAGATTTCTGTATCAGGTCCAGAAGGTCCCGCACCGATTTCCCAGAAGTTGTCTTCAATTGGGATCAAATGACTTGGATCTACTCCCACTTCAATCCAGCGGTTGTATGAATCCTTGTCATCTGGATAGTATGTCATGTAAAGTTTGTCTTTAGGGAAGTCAAACCACTCAGGACTTGTCAAAAGCTCATATGCCCATGTAATTGCTTCGTCACGGAAGTAATCCCCGATTGAGAAGTTCCCCAACATTTCAAACATGGTATGGTGACGGGCAGTCTTCCCTACGTTTTCGATATCGTTGGTACGGATGGCTTTTTGAGCATTGGTAATACGTGGATTTTCAGGTTTGATAGTTCCATCGAAGTATTTTTTAAGAGTGGCAACCCCTGAGTTGATCCACAAAAGGGTTGGGTCGTTTACTGGAACCAAGCTAACGGATGGTTCTACTGAGTGGCCTTTTGTAGCCCAGAAATCAAGCCACATTTGGCGGACTTGTGCACTAGATAATTGTTTCATAGATATCTCCTTATTGTATCATTGTTTGATTGACTTTCTAGCATCTCTACGTAGTCGATAGCGACACAGAGAGAAACAACTAGATCAGCATAAGAATCTTCATAAACGGTAAGATTGTATGTAGAGGTCAGACGAATGAATTCTTTCGAGATTTCTGCAATCACTTGATCTCGGTCATCCAAAAGTTTGAAATCCCAATCCCAAATATCTCCTTCAATGCGAAGACCCAGGTTGTCAAATTCATACTTATCTCTAAAGAAAGTAAATTTCTTGCGGATGTAAAAGCTATCTCCGTTACTCAGTTGAATTTCAAAACGGGGCAAGAAGGTCATGACTTCTTTTCGAATCTCACTGACCTTTTGGTTATCTGCATCATAGATAGTAAATGTTTTGGGAATATTAAAAAAAGAACCTTCTACCTGATAGGCGATTTCTCCCCTATCATCCTTGATATCAAAACGTTCACCACCTATGCGGAATTTTTGTTTGACATGAAATGTTCTCATAAACACCTCCAAAAATAAAAGACAAATCCATATCACGAAGGGCGAAAAACCGCGGTACCACCTTCATTCAATGAACTTGTCATTCTCTTATTCTTATGCAATTGTGTGATTGAGTAGCATGATTTTCTATCTTAGATGGCTCGCAGCACCGCCAATTCTCTGAACTAAGATGGAGAGAAAATCAATTCTCAACTCTAGTATTATATCGTTTTTAGAGAAGTTCGTCAAGGTTTATCCTCTTAAAGATACTGCATCAAATAATAAATTCTGAAACTTAGATACTAATCGTCTCTCCTACAGAAAGAGTTTTATAATTAGCATCTATTACTTCTTTTTTTGTCGTCTGGTAATGACTATAATCCTCAATATGAATTGGATAAATATTTTTTGGTTGAAGTGTAGATTCTAATTGCTGTAACATCTTTAAATTCATTGTGAATGGACCACCAAATGAATCTGATTTAACAGCTCCAAGGTTTGCAAAAATAGCATCAATTTTTCGGGAAACAAAATCTGTTACCCTTGGATATAAAATCGTGTCACCTGTAAAGTAGATTATTTTAGTTTGCAAAGGAGCTGTGATTGTTATTTGATATCCATTAACCTTACCAACTATTTTTTGCATTATATAATTACTCGCATGATAAGCTGGTACAGCTTTTATAGCAATTTGATATTCATCAACTGAAAACAACTGCTCTTCTCCCCAATTTAAAACTATATTATTTAAGCATGATAATCCTTCTGTGATTTTTCTGTTAGGAGTAATTACAGTTTTATCCCTTAGGTATCCCTTTCCTACATCATCTAAATGATCTTTATGACCATGAGTTATTAACCATAAATCAACTTTGTTAAAAAGAGTCATATCATGATAAACATCGGTCTTTTTCTCAGATAGAAAACCTTTGAACTGGACCAAAGTACCTTTAGGAGATAAATCAGGGTCAATTCCTATATGAAATTTGTCATCTACGGAAATGACTCCACATGCAACTCCACAATAAGTAAACGAAATAGACATAATACTCCTACAAATACTTCCCAAATCACTTTTTCTATGAAAAGATAGATTCCTTATGATTAGAAAAATTATAACACGATTCACAAATTATTACTACTTAACACTTGTAACAATAATAAAACCTAGCTATAGAAACTTTACTAGTTACACATAGCTAGGTTTTGTTTTACTTTAATTGAAATTATTTACGACAGTTGGAAAGCTCCTACTTCCGATACATCTTAAATTGTAGGAAGAGGTCGCTGTAGATTCCTGTCCATTTATGGTCAAACTTCTCATAAACTTCTAGGTGTTTCATAGTATCTGCATCTGGATAGAAGGACTTATCCTCTTTTGTCTCCTCTGGGAGCATTTCCTTAGCAGCATTGTTTGGTGTTGAATAACCGACATACTCTGCATTCTTGAGAGCATTTTCAGGCTTCAGCATAAAGTTGATAAATGCATAAGCTGCTTCCTGGTTCTTAACTGTCTTAGGTATCACCATATTGTCAAACCAGAGGTTACTTGCTTCTGTCGGTACGACGTATTTGAGGTTAGGATTCTTTTCCAACATCTGGCTAGCTTCCCCTGAGAAAGTCACACCGATAGCAGCATTATTCTGAATCATGTAACCCTTCATCTCATCGGCTACAATAGCCTTGATATTAGGAGTCAACTCATACAGTTTATCAACCGTTTGTGACAGTTGCTCTGGACTTTTTGAGTTAAGGCTATAGCCTAGTGAGTTAAGACCTAAACCAAGAACCTCACGCGCCCCATCAAAGAGCATGATCGAATCCTTGTATTCTGGTTTCCAGAGGTCATCCCAATGTTCAGGCGCTTCTTCCACCATGGTTTCATTGTAGACAATTCCCAAAGTTCCCCAGAAATATGGGATTGAGTACTGGTTGTTTGGGTCAAAAGACTGGTTGAGAAACTCTGGACCGATATTCTCAATTCCCTCAATCTTACTATAATCCAGTGGAACTAGAAGATCTTCATCCTTCATCTTGTTAATCATGTACTCACTTGGGATAGCAATATCATAGGTTGTTCCACCCTGCTTGATTTTCGTGTACATGGCTTCGTTAGAGTCAAAGGTTTCGTACTGAACTTGGATTCCCGTTTCTTCCGTAAATTTCTCCAGAAGTTCAGGATCGATATAGTCTCCCCAGTTGTAGATAACCAATTTTTGACTATCA from Streptococcus sp. oral taxon 061 includes these protein-coding regions:
- a CDS encoding MBL fold metallo-hydrolase: MSISFTYCGVACGVISVDDKFHIGIDPDLSPKGTLVQFKGFLSEKKTDVYHDMTLFNKVDLWLITHGHKDHLDDVGKGYLRDKTVITPNRKITEGLSCLNNIVLNWGEEQLFSVDEYQIAIKAVPAYHASNYIMQKIVGKVNGYQITITAPLQTKIIYFTGDTILYPRVTDFVSRKIDAIFANLGAVKSDSFGGPFTMNLKMLQQLESTLQPKNIYPIHIEDYSHYQTTKKEVIDANYKTLSVGETISI
- a CDS encoding SPFH domain-containing protein; protein product: MALKMFDVIRYEGENTRNILAWRHPKTDIKSGSTLIVNPGQCAILFSNGKELARFNAGKHKIEISDTQLLDEFKTFVSGGVLQNSSNLWFVNLYDLQPIGWGTPSAILVRDPETDIPVELKLHGNFVPRIVNLEAFLLEFMPSQPDLITVDIFQKRFRQATIGLISSAISKVVYSNQIAVIDIEMHSNEIGLELSKILENQFDKYGIRIEEFNIESLKVNQGCQGYKDIFKFHKQIVDAKIKTTSRDIEGYNYQEERKFDILEEAAKNENSNGKLMGVGMEVAMGLGIGAKLNNLVGNIEGLNQANNSSEQNQFDSSKEDALAKFCSQCGAEFSEEAKFCSNCGQPR
- the alaS gene encoding alanine--tRNA ligase, yielding MKQLSSAQVRQMWLDFWATKGHSVEPSVSLVPVNDPTLLWINSGVATLKKYFDGTIKPENPRITNAQKAIRTNDIENVGKTARHHTMFEMLGNFSIGDYFRDEAITWAYELLTSPEWFDFPKDKLYMTYYPDDKDSYNRWIEVGVDPSHLIPIEDNFWEIGAGPSGPDTEIFFDRGEAFDPENIGLRLLAEDIENDRYIEIWNIVLSQFNADPAVPRSEYKELPHKNIDTGAGLERLVAVIQGAKTNFETDLFMPIIREVEKLSGKVYDQDGDNMSFKVIADHIRSLSFAIGDGALPGNEGRGYVLRRLLRRASMHGQKLGINEPFLYKLVPTVGKIMESYYPEVLEKRDFIEKIVKSEEESFARTLHSGQHFAETIVADLKEKGQTVIAGQDVFKLYDTYGFPVELTEEIAEEAGMTVDREGFEAAMKEQQERARASAVKGGSMGMQNETLQNITVESVFNYNASQLPSKLVAIVADNAEVEAVAEGTASLIFAETPFYAEMGGQVADHGQILDAAGNLVATVTDVQKAPNGQALHTVEILAPLALNQEYTLAIDSNRRHRVMKNHTATHLLHAALHNILGHHATQAGSLNEVEFLRFDFTHFQAVTPKELRAIEQQVNEKIWEAIAVKTVETDIDTAKEMGAMALFGEKYGKEVRVVTIGDYSVELCGGTHVGNTSEIGLFKIVKEEGIGSGTRRILAVTGKEAFEAYREQEDALKAVAATLKAPQLKEVPHKVEGLQEQLRQLQKENAELKEKAAAAAAGDVFKNVQEANGHRYIASQVSVSDAGALRTFADNWKQKDYSDVLVLVAAIGDKVNLLVASKTKDIHAGNLVKELAPIVDGRGGGKPDMAMAGGSNQAKIQELLDAVAGKL
- a CDS encoding LURP-one-related/scramblase family protein, with product MRTFHVKQKFRIGGERFDIKDDRGEIAYQVEGSFFNIPKTFTIYDADNQKVSEIRKEVMTFLPRFEIQLSNGDSFYIRKKFTFFRDKYEFDNLGLRIEGDIWDWDFKLLDDRDQVIAEISKEFIRLTSTYNLTVYEDSYADLVVSLCVAIDYVEMLESQSNNDTIRRYL
- a CDS encoding ABC transporter substrate-binding protein; translated protein: MKRLYSFLAGILAIILVLWGISYHLDSKINSRDSQKLVIYNWGDYIDPELLEKFTEETGIQVQYETFDSNEAMYTKIKQGGTTYDIAIPSEYMINKMKDEDLLVPLDYSKIEGIENIGPEFLNQSFDPNNQYSIPYFWGTLGIVYNETMVEEAPEHWDDLWKPEYKDSIMLFDGAREVLGLGLNSLGYSLNSKSPEQLSQTVDKLYELTPNIKAIVADEMKGYMIQNNAAIGVTFSGEASQMLEKNPNLKYVVPTEASNLWFDNMVIPKTVKNQEAAYAFINFMLKPENALKNAEYVGYSTPNNAAKEMLPEETKEDKSFYPDADTMKHLEVYEKFDHKWTGIYSDLFLQFKMYRK